One genomic segment of Archaeoglobus neptunius includes these proteins:
- the trpD gene encoding anthranilate phosphoribosyltransferase, which translates to MIEVAFKKLDFDSAYNLARELPNLSEVEIAAILGAIEAKGYDGEAIAGFASGVVEHSSVDLGIVADTCGTGGDRAETINVSTAVAIALSTLHPVAKHGNRSVSSKSGSADVLEAMGVKIEMEPDFARKMVDESGFAFLFAPLYHKAFLRVASVRKRLGIRTIFNVIGPLSNPAKPAYQTVGVSGEDLIDPVAEAVELMERRVVVLHGSGMDEVNPSGETKVAIVDGGVDKLTLTPEDFGVERQRIVRCKSPEESAERIRSVFQGTGLEEDRIFIAINFSIAMYSLGFEDLKENVEIFNEKLESGDFARKLEEIICRSMNM; encoded by the coding sequence ATGATCGAGGTTGCTTTTAAAAAGTTGGATTTTGATTCCGCATACAATCTGGCAAGGGAGTTGCCGAATCTCAGTGAGGTGGAAATTGCAGCGATTCTCGGGGCAATTGAGGCGAAGGGTTATGATGGTGAGGCGATAGCTGGATTCGCAAGCGGGGTTGTTGAACACTCATCAGTTGATCTTGGAATAGTCGCAGACACCTGCGGGACGGGGGGCGATAGGGCAGAAACGATAAATGTCAGCACGGCTGTGGCAATCGCCCTCTCCACTCTGCATCCGGTTGCCAAGCATGGCAACAGGTCTGTGAGCTCTAAAAGCGGTTCTGCAGACGTTCTGGAAGCTATGGGGGTAAAAATTGAAATGGAACCAGATTTTGCAAGAAAAATGGTTGACGAGTCAGGATTTGCGTTTCTTTTTGCTCCCCTATACCACAAAGCCTTTTTGAGGGTGGCCTCGGTCAGAAAGAGACTCGGGATCAGAACAATTTTCAACGTAATCGGTCCACTGTCCAACCCCGCAAAACCTGCTTATCAGACTGTAGGTGTTTCAGGTGAAGATCTGATTGATCCGGTTGCAGAAGCAGTCGAACTGATGGAGAGAAGGGTTGTGGTTCTTCATGGATCCGGGATGGATGAAGTGAACCCATCTGGTGAGACGAAAGTTGCAATCGTTGACGGTGGCGTTGACAAACTAACCCTCACACCGGAGGACTTTGGGGTTGAAAGACAGAGAATAGTACGTTGCAAATCACCGGAGGAATCGGCTGAAAGAATCAGGAGCGTTTTTCAGGGTACCGGACTCGAAGAAGACAGGATTTTCATAGCGATAAACTTCTCCATCGCAATGTATTCACTTGGATTTGAGGATTTGAAAGAGAACGTGGAGATTTTTAACGAAAAGCTAGAGAGCGGAGACTTTGCCAGGAAACTGGAGGAGATAATATGCAGAAGCATGAATATGTAA
- a CDS encoding anthranilate synthase component I codes for MQKHEYVSPVKLYAAIRDESYPFILESAEKSGRARHTYISFNPLYTVEINSRTRVDGQIISKISDPFDALKEIHVRGFLVGYIAYDAVNNYIGRDIQDASVFGCYDSYFVYDHYLRKLFSVNVENADKIVERAKRTEIERGEAGSEIVKAGDRDEFIRMVEKGKEQIFEGEVYQIVLSREYVVSTDLDPFQIYLNLRETNPSPYMFLLEFKKSLIGSSPETMGRVEGRTFIINPIAGTARRVEGREKEIAKKLLSDEKERAEHVMLVDLARNDVRKVCRPGSVRVSKFMEVVSYPSVLHIESEVVGELKAGLSHFDAMKAAFPAGTVTGAPKLRAIELIDEIERDRRGVYAGAVGYFSENVSDLAIAIRMVEYDRKCRVRAGAGIVADSIPESEFMETENKIARVLKAVGL; via the coding sequence ATGCAGAAGCATGAATATGTAAGCCCGGTCAAACTTTATGCTGCTATCAGAGATGAGAGCTATCCCTTTATTCTTGAGTCTGCAGAAAAGAGCGGAAGAGCGAGGCATACGTACATCTCGTTCAATCCCCTCTACACTGTCGAGATTAACAGCAGGACCAGAGTTGACGGGCAGATAATATCGAAAATCTCCGACCCCTTCGATGCGCTGAAGGAAATACATGTCAGGGGATTTCTGGTCGGATATATCGCTTATGATGCTGTGAATAACTACATTGGTAGGGATATTCAGGATGCTTCAGTATTTGGCTGTTATGATTCCTACTTCGTTTATGATCACTATTTGCGTAAGCTCTTCAGCGTTAACGTTGAAAATGCAGACAAAATAGTCGAAAGGGCAAAGAGAACCGAGATCGAAAGGGGCGAAGCCGGATCAGAGATCGTGAAGGCGGGGGACAGGGATGAGTTTATAAGGATGGTGGAAAAGGGAAAGGAGCAGATTTTTGAGGGCGAGGTGTATCAGATAGTTCTTTCCAGAGAGTATGTTGTAAGTACCGACCTTGATCCATTCCAGATTTACCTGAATTTGAGAGAAACCAATCCGAGCCCCTATATGTTTCTGCTGGAGTTCAAAAAATCCCTCATTGGTTCGAGTCCGGAAACTATGGGGAGGGTTGAGGGCAGAACTTTCATCATCAATCCGATTGCCGGTACAGCAAGAAGAGTTGAAGGGAGGGAGAAGGAGATTGCAAAAAAGCTTCTCAGCGACGAGAAGGAGAGGGCAGAACACGTCATGCTTGTTGATCTCGCAAGAAACGACGTTAGAAAAGTGTGCAGGCCGGGAAGTGTTAGGGTTTCGAAGTTCATGGAGGTTGTGAGCTATCCGAGCGTACTCCACATCGAAAGTGAGGTTGTGGGCGAGCTTAAGGCCGGACTGTCACATTTTGATGCGATGAAGGCTGCCTTTCCCGCCGGAACTGTAACGGGAGCACCGAAACTGCGGGCAATAGAGCTGATTGATGAGATTGAAAGGGACAGAAGGGGGGTTTATGCAGGAGCTGTGGGCTACTTTTCCGAAAACGTGTCCGATCTGGCCATTGCGATAAGAATGGTGGAATACGACAGGAAGTGCAGGGTTAGAGCAGGGGCCGGGATAGTTGCGGATTCCATACCGGAAAGTGAGTTCATGGAGACTGAAAACAAGATTGCAAGAGTTCTGAAGGCGGTGGGATTATGA
- a CDS encoding anthranilate synthase component II, producing MIVIVDCKDSFVYNLVEYVSLFDRVRVVDRDNARNIEKMNFDGIIISPGPGKPDRSLEFIFDYNVPILGVCLGHQMIAEIFGGEVGKVKPVHGKTSVVRHNSEGIFKGVRNPMRAGRYHSLAVIKPPDGFEVTAVSEDGVIMGLRRGSIYGIQFHPESVLTEDGLRIVRNFVGMCHDR from the coding sequence ATGATAGTGATTGTTGACTGCAAGGACTCTTTTGTCTACAATTTGGTGGAGTACGTATCCCTTTTTGACAGAGTTAGGGTGGTTGACAGGGATAATGCAAGAAATATTGAGAAGATGAATTTTGACGGCATCATCATTTCTCCCGGTCCGGGCAAGCCTGACAGGAGTCTTGAATTCATTTTTGACTACAACGTGCCGATTCTCGGAGTCTGCCTGGGCCATCAGATGATAGCGGAGATTTTTGGTGGTGAGGTTGGGAAAGTAAAGCCAGTTCATGGAAAGACCTCCGTGGTTAGACACAATTCGGAAGGCATCTTCAAGGGTGTGAGAAACCCGATGAGAGCTGGCAGATATCACTCCCTCGCCGTCATAAAACCTCCTGACGGATTTGAGGTTACGGCGGTGAGCGAGGATGGGGTGATTATGGGGTTGAGGAGGGGCAGCATATATGGAATCCAGTTTCATCCCGAAAGCGTGCTGACTGAGGACGGGTTGAGGATAGTCAGAAATTTCGTGGGGATGTGTCATGATCGTTAA
- a CDS encoding phosphoribosylanthranilate isomerase — protein sequence MIVKICGVRSIEELEVVERYADVTGVVVRSNSKRCVDLKKAREIISSASIPVFAVSTASSLEEWMEVVSKLECGLVQVHSPMLVEDFERLKEHVRVMKAFIVGDSPGRVIQEIESYSPHFILLDSGCGSGVVHDWSVSREVAKRYGVFLAGGLNPGNVEEAIREVNPIGVDVSSGVEENGVKSEILVREFVRRAKNEVW from the coding sequence ATGATCGTTAAAATTTGTGGGGTCAGAAGTATTGAGGAGCTTGAGGTTGTGGAAAGGTATGCGGATGTAACTGGAGTCGTGGTTAGGAGTAACTCTAAGAGGTGTGTTGACCTTAAAAAGGCGAGAGAAATAATATCGTCTGCCTCAATTCCTGTTTTTGCAGTATCCACAGCTTCCAGCCTTGAAGAGTGGATGGAGGTGGTATCCAAGTTGGAGTGCGGGCTGGTTCAGGTTCACTCTCCCATGCTCGTTGAGGATTTTGAGAGGTTGAAGGAGCACGTTAGGGTTATGAAGGCGTTTATCGTTGGTGACAGCCCTGGTAGGGTGATTCAGGAGATAGAATCGTATTCTCCCCATTTCATTCTCCTCGACTCCGGATGCGGGAGTGGTGTGGTCCACGACTGGAGCGTGAGCAGAGAGGTAGCAAAGAGATACGGAGTTTTCCTGGCCGGAGGGCTAAATCCCGGAAATGTTGAGGAGGCAATAAGGGAAGTGAACCCTATTGGTGTTGATGTGTCGTCTGGTGTCGAGGAGAATGGTGTAAAATCCGAAATTCTCGTTAGAGAGTTTGTTAGGAGGGCAAAAAATGAAGTTTGGTGA
- the trpB gene encoding tryptophan synthase subunit beta, translating into MKFGEFGGRYVPEVLVPPLEELEKAYSELKNDDGFRNELEYYLKNYAGRPTPLYFAANLSREVGARIYLKREDLLHGGAHKINNTIGQALLAKFMGKTRVIAETGAGQHGVATAMAAALLGLDAEIYMGAEDYERQKMNVFRMRLLGAKVTAVESGSRTLKDAINEALRDWVESFENTHYLIGSVVGPHPFPTIVRDFQSVIGVETKKQVIEAESRLPDAIVACVGGGSNAMGIFHPFLSDGDVRLIGVEAAGEGIETGRHSASLSAGSKGVLHGMLSYFLQDERGMMLDTHSISAGLDYPGVGPEHAYLKKIGRCEYVAVKDDEALKAFMMLSKLEGIIPALESAHAIAYAIKMASEMSRDDVIVVNLSGRGDKDMGIVMERIA; encoded by the coding sequence ATGAAGTTTGGTGAGTTCGGTGGTAGATACGTACCTGAAGTCCTGGTTCCTCCACTTGAAGAACTCGAAAAGGCTTACAGTGAGCTTAAGAATGACGATGGGTTCAGAAATGAGCTTGAGTACTATCTCAAGAACTATGCAGGAAGACCCACTCCCCTGTATTTTGCAGCCAATCTTAGCAGAGAGGTTGGAGCAAGAATTTACCTGAAAAGAGAGGATCTGCTTCATGGTGGAGCACACAAGATTAACAATACAATTGGTCAGGCTCTACTTGCGAAGTTTATGGGGAAAACCAGGGTAATAGCTGAGACAGGGGCAGGGCAGCACGGGGTTGCAACGGCAATGGCTGCTGCACTGCTCGGTCTTGATGCTGAGATTTACATGGGTGCAGAGGATTACGAGAGGCAGAAGATGAATGTGTTCAGGATGCGGCTGCTGGGGGCGAAGGTAACTGCTGTTGAGAGCGGTAGCAGGACTCTGAAGGATGCCATAAACGAGGCTTTGAGAGACTGGGTTGAGAGTTTTGAGAACACTCATTACCTGATTGGCTCAGTAGTTGGACCGCATCCCTTTCCCACGATCGTCAGGGACTTCCAGTCCGTGATAGGTGTTGAAACAAAAAAACAGGTGATTGAGGCGGAGAGCAGGCTGCCGGATGCGATTGTCGCATGTGTTGGCGGTGGCAGCAATGCAATGGGAATCTTCCATCCCTTTTTGAGTGATGGGGATGTAAGACTGATAGGCGTGGAAGCTGCCGGTGAGGGCATAGAGACGGGCAGACATTCAGCCTCCCTGAGTGCGGGAAGCAAGGGCGTGCTGCACGGAATGCTGTCCTACTTTTTGCAGGATGAGAGGGGGATGATGCTCGACACGCACAGCATTTCTGCCGGGTTGGATTATCCGGGAGTGGGACCTGAGCATGCATATCTCAAGAAGATTGGCAGGTGTGAGTACGTTGCTGTGAAAGACGACGAGGCGTTGAAGGCCTTCATGATGCTTTCGAAACTCGAGGGGATAATCCCAGCTCTCGAATCTGCGCACGCAATTGCCTACGCAATAAAGATGGCCTCAGAAATGAGCAGGGATGACGTTATAGTGGTCAATCTTTCAGGGAGAGGGGACAAGGATATGGGAATCGTGATGGAGAGGATAGCATGA
- the trpA gene encoding tryptophan synthase subunit alpha, whose translation MISKSLVVFFTASYPTPEMTVEFMLCSAEAGADVIELGIPFSDPVADGKTIQESYIRALRNFRVEQVFEIVRGFRKECEKPVVIMSYYNPIYRKGVGEFVETAFESGADAMLVVDLPYDEAEEFIEICSKVGMGNVFLAAPNTPEDRLRAMDELSTFIYLVSTYGVTGERDEISPLAFKALKRVKSICRSPVAVGFGVSRPEHVRQLTDAGADGVVVGSAFVRLINEKGGDAVEDIRNLTERLRSGLG comes from the coding sequence ATGATCAGCAAATCTCTGGTTGTTTTCTTCACCGCAAGCTATCCCACGCCGGAAATGACGGTGGAGTTCATGCTCTGCTCGGCTGAGGCTGGAGCTGACGTCATAGAGCTCGGAATTCCCTTCAGCGATCCGGTTGCTGATGGTAAGACGATTCAGGAGTCCTATATCAGGGCGCTCAGAAATTTTAGGGTTGAGCAGGTTTTTGAGATAGTCAGAGGCTTCAGGAAGGAGTGTGAAAAGCCAGTGGTGATAATGAGCTACTATAACCCGATTTACAGAAAAGGTGTTGGAGAATTCGTGGAGACGGCTTTCGAGAGCGGTGCTGATGCCATGCTAGTCGTCGATCTGCCCTACGACGAGGCTGAGGAGTTCATAGAGATTTGCAGTAAAGTGGGAATGGGAAACGTGTTTCTTGCCGCACCCAACACTCCAGAAGATAGACTCAGGGCAATGGATGAGCTTTCGACATTCATATATCTGGTCTCAACATATGGTGTCACAGGAGAGAGGGATGAGATATCTCCTCTCGCCTTTAAAGCTTTGAAGAGGGTCAAGTCAATCTGCAGAAGTCCAGTAGCGGTTGGTTTCGGCGTTTCAAGGCCGGAGCACGTAAGACAGCTCACGGATGCTGGAGCTGATGGAGTTGTCGTTGGAAGTGCCTTCGTAAGGCTGATAAACGAAAAGGGTGGGGATGCAGTTGAAGACATCAGAAATCTAACGGAGAGGTTGAGGAGTGGTTTGGGGTAA
- a CDS encoding tubulin/FtsZ family protein: MRFFIIGFGQAGGKILDLFIENEKRRGSNIRMRWLAVNSARTDLMGLKHVPVQDRILIGQTIVKGHGVGTDNKLGARVAQEDIENILNAIDERGTHDMDAFLIIAGLGGGTGSGGAPVLAKYLSEMYSEPVYAVGILPAPEEGKLYSLNAARSMISILKYVDNLILVDNGAWKFEGTSLRESFAKINEEIVRRLAILARAGEPIEEDIVGEMVVDSSEVVNTLRGGGISSIGYATTLAQVAEKKKKGFRLFGRKEEEEIEALENDKPMKIATLVRRAALGRLTIPCNIRSAERALVLVAGPPEHLDRKGLEKAKIWLEEQIAGVEVRAGDYPTRKTKYVAALVVLANVTDIPRVKELQRLAAEAKEEAEEAERMRMTKTLELFDEDIEPLI; encoded by the coding sequence ATGAGATTCTTCATCATCGGCTTCGGACAGGCAGGAGGCAAGATACTCGACCTGTTTATTGAAAATGAAAAGAGGAGAGGCTCAAACATCAGGATGAGATGGTTAGCTGTAAACTCAGCAAGGACTGATCTGATGGGGTTGAAACATGTTCCCGTTCAGGATCGCATTCTCATCGGCCAAACAATTGTTAAAGGACATGGTGTTGGTACTGACAACAAGCTGGGTGCCAGGGTGGCTCAGGAGGACATAGAAAATATCCTCAATGCTATAGATGAAAGGGGTACCCATGATATGGATGCTTTTCTGATAATTGCAGGGCTTGGTGGTGGTACGGGAAGTGGAGGAGCACCTGTTTTGGCCAAATATCTTTCTGAAATGTATTCTGAGCCCGTGTACGCAGTAGGAATTCTTCCAGCACCAGAAGAGGGTAAGCTCTACTCATTAAATGCTGCGCGCAGCATGATATCAATTTTAAAGTATGTTGACAACCTGATTCTCGTTGACAACGGTGCCTGGAAGTTTGAGGGAACAAGCCTGAGAGAGTCCTTTGCGAAGATAAATGAGGAAATAGTGAGGAGACTTGCAATTCTGGCCAGGGCCGGTGAACCCATAGAGGAGGACATTGTTGGAGAGATGGTTGTTGACAGCAGTGAAGTCGTCAACACCCTGAGAGGTGGGGGAATCTCGTCAATCGGCTATGCCACCACTCTTGCTCAGGTTGCCGAGAAAAAGAAAAAAGGATTTAGACTCTTTGGACGAAAAGAAGAGGAAGAAATTGAGGCGCTGGAAAACGACAAGCCCATGAAAATTGCGACACTGGTCAGAAGGGCAGCACTTGGAAGATTGACGATTCCGTGCAATATAAGGAGTGCGGAAAGGGCACTGGTCCTCGTTGCAGGTCCACCCGAGCATCTGGACAGAAAAGGGCTCGAGAAAGCCAAGATATGGCTTGAAGAGCAGATAGCCGGAGTTGAGGTCAGGGCGGGAGACTATCCGACCAGAAAAACAAAGTACGTGGCGGCACTCGTGGTTCTTGCGAATGTAACTGACATACCAAGAGTGAAGGAATTGCAGAGACTCGCCGCAGAAGCCAAGGAAGAGGCTGAAGAAGCTGAGAGAATGAGAATGACCAAAACACTGGAACTGTTTGATGAAGACATCGAGCCACTGATCTGA
- a CDS encoding UbiX family flavin prenyltransferase — MRFIVALTGASGQVLGIRLIETLVDAGAEVYAVASRAAKLTIRAETEYDENYVREIATKYYDEDEIAAPFASGSFRHDGMAIVPCSIKTASSIAHGITDNLITRAADVTLKERRRLVVAVREAPLHTGHLRTLTKLSEIGAIVFPPVMSFYTNPRSIEDMIRHTVSRIAELLGIEVEYRRWG; from the coding sequence ATGAGGTTCATAGTAGCCCTAACCGGAGCTTCCGGACAGGTACTCGGGATCAGACTGATAGAGACTCTTGTGGATGCCGGAGCGGAGGTGTACGCAGTTGCATCCAGAGCAGCAAAGCTGACTATCAGGGCAGAGACTGAATACGATGAAAATTATGTGAGGGAGATTGCGACGAAGTACTATGATGAGGATGAAATTGCAGCCCCCTTTGCAAGCGGAAGCTTCAGGCATGATGGAATGGCAATTGTACCCTGCAGCATTAAAACGGCATCCTCAATTGCTCATGGTATAACGGACAACCTGATAACAAGAGCTGCGGATGTAACGCTGAAGGAGAGGAGAAGACTCGTCGTTGCGGTAAGAGAGGCCCCTCTGCATACAGGACATCTGAGAACGCTTACTAAACTCTCCGAAATTGGCGCGATCGTCTTTCCACCCGTAATGTCTTTCTACACGAATCCAAGATCGATAGAGGATATGATTCGGCACACCGTTTCCAGAATTGCTGAGCTGCTCGGGATTGAGGTTGAGTACAGAAGATGGGGATAA
- a CDS encoding thiolase family protein, producing the protein MAVIVGATRTPVGRFGGSLKDVKAYELGAIAIKGLMKKLEIAPRPTQDSVEFYPEKLPRGRIELENAYDFDGVEVEVDEVVMGNVLQAGQGQNPARQASILAGIPKEVPAFTVNKVCASGLKAIALAYHAIKSGDAKAIIAGGMESMSNTPYALPKARWGYRMSVTAYDELVDLMVYDGLWEKFYGYHMGMTAENIVERYGISREEQDRLAYESHMRAVKAIDDGKFAQEIVPVEVKQKKGTVVVDTDEHPRRDTSLEKLAKLPPVFKKDGTVTAGNASGVNDGAAAVLVMDEKAARDYGLEARVRIVSVASAGIDPAYMGLGPIPAIRKALKKAGLEIKDIGLIELNEAFAAQALACIKELGLDMEKVNVNGSGISLGHPIGCTGARITTTLIYEMERRGVDYGLASLCIGGGQGMAMVVERV; encoded by the coding sequence ATGGCAGTAATTGTGGGAGCAACAAGGACACCAGTTGGGAGGTTTGGCGGCAGTCTTAAGGACGTAAAGGCATACGAGCTCGGGGCGATTGCGATAAAGGGTTTGATGAAAAAACTGGAAATAGCACCCAGGCCAACTCAAGATTCGGTGGAATTCTATCCCGAAAAACTACCCAGGGGGAGAATTGAACTGGAAAATGCCTATGACTTTGATGGTGTTGAGGTTGAAGTTGACGAGGTTGTGATGGGGAATGTCCTGCAGGCAGGCCAGGGACAGAACCCGGCAAGACAGGCTTCAATTCTGGCAGGCATACCGAAGGAAGTTCCGGCATTCACCGTCAACAAGGTATGTGCAAGTGGTCTCAAGGCAATCGCACTGGCTTACCATGCCATAAAAAGCGGAGATGCAAAAGCCATCATTGCTGGGGGGATGGAAAGTATGAGCAACACTCCCTACGCTTTGCCCAAGGCGAGATGGGGGTACAGAATGTCTGTAACTGCATATGACGAGCTTGTCGACCTCATGGTATATGACGGGCTGTGGGAGAAGTTCTATGGCTACCATATGGGTATGACTGCGGAGAACATAGTGGAGAGATACGGAATTAGCAGAGAGGAGCAGGATAGGCTGGCTTATGAAAGTCACATGAGAGCTGTGAAAGCAATAGATGACGGCAAGTTCGCGCAGGAAATCGTACCGGTGGAGGTTAAGCAGAAGAAGGGGACGGTTGTGGTTGATACGGACGAGCATCCTCGAAGGGACACAAGTCTGGAGAAACTAGCGAAGTTGCCTCCAGTGTTCAAGAAGGATGGAACGGTTACAGCGGGCAATGCAAGCGGGGTCAATGATGGGGCGGCAGCCGTCCTCGTAATGGATGAAAAGGCTGCGAGGGATTATGGTCTGGAGGCAAGGGTCAGGATTGTTTCAGTTGCGTCAGCAGGAATCGATCCTGCCTACATGGGTCTTGGACCGATTCCGGCGATACGGAAGGCATTGAAGAAGGCCGGATTGGAGATTAAAGATATTGGCCTGATCGAGCTCAATGAAGCGTTCGCAGCTCAGGCTCTGGCATGCATCAAGGAGCTCGGGCTGGACATGGAGAAAGTCAACGTGAATGGAAGCGGAATATCACTCGGACACCCGATAGGCTGCACCGGTGCAAGGATTACGACAACCCTGATTTATGAAATGGAGAGGAGAGGGGTTGATTACGGACTTGCATCCCTCTGCATTGGCGGAGGGCAGGGAATGGCGATGGTTGTGGAGAGAGTTTAA
- the albA gene encoding DNA-binding protein Alba: MAENSVFVGNKPVMNYVLAVLTQFNSGATEVSIKARGRAISRAVDVAEIVRKRFLPDVEVRDIQISTEQIDSEQGPANVSAIEIILAKK; the protein is encoded by the coding sequence ATGGCAGAGAATTCGGTGTTTGTTGGAAACAAGCCTGTGATGAATTACGTGCTGGCGGTGTTGACGCAGTTCAACAGCGGTGCGACGGAGGTTTCGATTAAGGCGAGAGGTAGGGCTATCAGCAGGGCAGTGGATGTAGCAGAGATTGTCAGAAAGCGCTTCCTGCCGGATGTGGAGGTTAGGGACATTCAGATCTCAACCGAGCAGATCGATAGTGAGCAGGGGCCTGCAAACGTTTCTGCAATCGAAATAATACTTGCCAAGAAATAA
- a CDS encoding DUF371 domain-containing protein: protein MFEIFARGHENIRATHRTTFEITRDRNLSPRGDCIIAVNADSSVADIPDGLRDLLKRGLKFQIEISLPDYGLYEIVEGYGDERLLLTHPTDIVVRKSSYICPRTLLISANKAARDLNREIVELLKDKKTEVVFRLQPLRVSAEQG, encoded by the coding sequence ATGTTTGAAATTTTTGCGCGGGGCCACGAAAACATCCGCGCCACCCACAGAACGACTTTTGAAATCACCAGAGATCGCAATCTTTCACCTAGAGGCGATTGCATAATAGCCGTAAATGCAGATAGCAGTGTGGCAGATATCCCCGACGGGCTGAGAGACCTGCTGAAAAGGGGTCTTAAATTTCAAATTGAGATTTCACTGCCAGATTATGGTCTTTATGAAATTGTCGAGGGCTACGGCGATGAGAGACTTCTCCTTACACATCCGACAGACATTGTGGTGAGAAAAAGCAGCTATATATGCCCCAGAACTCTGCTGATCTCGGCAAACAAGGCTGCAAGGGATTTGAACAGGGAAATTGTGGAGCTTTTAAAGGATAAAAAAACAGAGGTTGTCTTCAGACTTCAACCCTTGAGGGTTTCGGCAGAGCAAGGCTGA